One window of Erwinia aphidicola genomic DNA carries:
- a CDS encoding NYN domain-containing protein: protein MRTSFFVDGYNLFYGMLAGTPYKWLDLPALLAHICKIQNPASVTQQVNYFTSPVLPPLASRGKQSAEAQDVYIRALKAQGVIVNLGRHRLNRGKAPRYIEGVQASRTDKVDVWDLEEKETDVNIAISMYRLLACQRNKNVAQCTEQIVLVSADTDMTPALKAIREDFPAVTVGIILPHREGIDRGVPGSLKNHSDWIRRHVKIDELIAHQFPPRVPTRKKPADKPDYW, encoded by the coding sequence ATGCGCACCTCCTTTTTTGTTGATGGATACAACCTCTTCTACGGTATGCTGGCCGGAACACCCTACAAGTGGCTAGATTTGCCCGCTCTGCTGGCTCATATCTGCAAGATACAAAATCCAGCCTCTGTAACCCAGCAGGTGAATTACTTTACCTCTCCCGTTTTGCCCCCTCTTGCAAGCAGGGGGAAGCAGTCAGCCGAGGCACAAGATGTTTATATCCGTGCCCTGAAAGCGCAGGGTGTGATAGTCAACCTGGGCAGGCACAGACTTAATCGCGGTAAAGCTCCACGCTATATAGAAGGAGTTCAGGCATCCCGAACCGATAAGGTAGATGTGTGGGATCTTGAGGAGAAAGAAACGGATGTAAATATTGCCATAAGCATGTACCGACTTCTCGCATGCCAGAGAAATAAGAATGTCGCACAATGCACTGAACAGATCGTCCTTGTCTCAGCGGATACTGATATGACACCCGCACTGAAAGCGATCAGAGAAGATTTCCCAGCGGTTACTGTTGGTATTATTCTGCCGCACAGGGAAGGTATAGATCGTGGAGTTCCTGGCTCTCTAAAAAACCACAGTGACTGGATAAGGCGGCATGTAAAAATTGATGAGCTGATAGCCCATCAATTTCCTCCTCGCGTACCGACAAGAAAAAAACCAGCCGATAAGCCTGATTATTGGTAG